The following are encoded in a window of Urocitellus parryii isolate mUroPar1 chromosome 7, mUroPar1.hap1, whole genome shotgun sequence genomic DNA:
- the Galk1 gene encoding galactokinase isoform X3, with amino-acid sequence MAASRPPQVQELLAEARRAFREEFGAEPELAVSAPGRVNLIGEHTDYNQGLVLPMALELVTLLVGSPRTDGLVSLLTTSKDADEPQRLQFPLPTVHRSLEPGTPRWANYVKGVIQHYPDSGAIAARAQVCQRAEHSFAGVPCGIMDQLIALLGQKGHALLIDCRSLETSLVPLSDPKLAVLITNSNVRHSLGSSEYPLRRRQCEEVARALGKESLREVRLEELEAGRELVSKEGFRRARHVVGEIQRTAQAAAALSRGDYRAFGRLMVESHYSLRDDYEVSCSELDQLVEAALSVPGVYGSRMTGGGFGGCTVTLLEASAASRTMQHIQEQYSGTATFYLSQAADGAKVLCL; translated from the exons ATGGCTGCTTCGAGACCGCCCCAGGTCCAGGAGCTGCTGGCCGAGGCCCGGCGAGCCTTCCGCGAGGAGTTCGGGGCCGAGCCCGAGCTGGCCGTGTCGGCGCCGGGCCGCGTCAACCTCATCGGGGAACACACGGACTACAACCAGGGCCTGGTGTTGCCTATG GCATTGGAGCTGGTGACCCTGCTGGTAGGCAGCCCCCGAACAGATGGGCTTGTCTCTCTCCTTACCACCTCTAAAGATGCTGATGAGCCCCAGCGGCTACAGTTTCCACTGCCCACAGTCCACCGATCACTGGAGCCTGGGACTCCCCGATGGGCCAATTATGTCAAGGGAGTGATTCAGCACTACCCAG ACTCGGGGGCAATAGCTGCCCGGGCCCAGGTGTGTCAGCGGGCCGAGCACAGCTTTGCAGGGGTGCCCTGTGGCATCATGGATCAGCTCATCGCACTGCTGGGGCAGAAGGGCCACGCGCTGCTCATTGACTGCAG GTCCCTGGAGACAAGCCTGGTGCCACTGTCAGACCCCAAGCTGGCCGTGCTCATCACTAATTCCAACGTCCGCCATTCCCTGGGTTCCAGCGAGTACCCCTTGAGACGACGCCAGTGTGAAGAAGTGGCCAGGGCACTGGGCAAGGAGAGCCTTCGGGAGGTGcggctggaggagctggagg CTGGCAGAGAGCTGGTGAGCAAGGAGGGCTTCCGCCGGGCACGGCACGTGGTGGGTGAGATCCAGCGCACAGCCCAGGCAGCAGCTGCCTTGAGCCGCGGGGACTACAGAGCCTTTGGCCGCCTCATGGTGGAGAGTCACTACTCACTCAG GGATGACTATGAGGTGAGCTGCTCTGAGCTGGACCAACTGGTTGAGGCTGCACTGTCTGTGCCTGGAGTTTATGGCAGTCGCATGACAGGTGGTGGCTTTGGTGGCTGCACAGTGACACTGCTGGAGGCCTCTGCTGCTTCCCGCACCATGCAGCACATACAG GAGCAGTACAGTGGTACTGCCACCTTCTACCTCTCCCAGGCTGCTGATGGAGCCAAGGTGTTGTGCCTTTGA
- the Galk1 gene encoding galactokinase isoform X1, which produces MAASRPPQVQELLAEARRAFREEFGAEPELAVSAPGRVNLIGEHTDYNQGLVLPMALELVTLLVGSPRTDGLVSLLTTSKDADEPQRLQFPLPTVHRSLEPGTPRWANYVKGVIQHYPASPIPGFSAVVVSSVPLGGGLSSSASLEVATYTFLQQLCPDSGAIAARAQVCQRAEHSFAGVPCGIMDQLIALLGQKGHALLIDCRSLETSLVPLSDPKLAVLITNSNVRHSLGSSEYPLRRRQCEEVARALGKESLREVRLEELEAGRELVSKEGFRRARHVVGEIQRTAQAAAALSRGDYRAFGRLMVESHYSLRDDYEVSCSELDQLVEAALSVPGVYGSRMTGGGFGGCTVTLLEASAASRTMQHIQEQYSGTATFYLSQAADGAKVLCL; this is translated from the exons ATGGCTGCTTCGAGACCGCCCCAGGTCCAGGAGCTGCTGGCCGAGGCCCGGCGAGCCTTCCGCGAGGAGTTCGGGGCCGAGCCCGAGCTGGCCGTGTCGGCGCCGGGCCGCGTCAACCTCATCGGGGAACACACGGACTACAACCAGGGCCTGGTGTTGCCTATG GCATTGGAGCTGGTGACCCTGCTGGTAGGCAGCCCCCGAACAGATGGGCTTGTCTCTCTCCTTACCACCTCTAAAGATGCTGATGAGCCCCAGCGGCTACAGTTTCCACTGCCCACAGTCCACCGATCACTGGAGCCTGGGACTCCCCGATGGGCCAATTATGTCAAGGGAGTGATTCAGCACTACCCAG CTTCCCCCATCCCTGGCTTCAGTGCAGTGGTGGTCAGCTCAGTGCCCCTGGGGGGTGGGCTGTCCAGCTCCGCATCCTTGGAAGTGGCCACGTACACCTTCCTCCAGCAACTCTGCCCAG ACTCGGGGGCAATAGCTGCCCGGGCCCAGGTGTGTCAGCGGGCCGAGCACAGCTTTGCAGGGGTGCCCTGTGGCATCATGGATCAGCTCATCGCACTGCTGGGGCAGAAGGGCCACGCGCTGCTCATTGACTGCAG GTCCCTGGAGACAAGCCTGGTGCCACTGTCAGACCCCAAGCTGGCCGTGCTCATCACTAATTCCAACGTCCGCCATTCCCTGGGTTCCAGCGAGTACCCCTTGAGACGACGCCAGTGTGAAGAAGTGGCCAGGGCACTGGGCAAGGAGAGCCTTCGGGAGGTGcggctggaggagctggagg CTGGCAGAGAGCTGGTGAGCAAGGAGGGCTTCCGCCGGGCACGGCACGTGGTGGGTGAGATCCAGCGCACAGCCCAGGCAGCAGCTGCCTTGAGCCGCGGGGACTACAGAGCCTTTGGCCGCCTCATGGTGGAGAGTCACTACTCACTCAG GGATGACTATGAGGTGAGCTGCTCTGAGCTGGACCAACTGGTTGAGGCTGCACTGTCTGTGCCTGGAGTTTATGGCAGTCGCATGACAGGTGGTGGCTTTGGTGGCTGCACAGTGACACTGCTGGAGGCCTCTGCTGCTTCCCGCACCATGCAGCACATACAG GAGCAGTACAGTGGTACTGCCACCTTCTACCTCTCCCAGGCTGCTGATGGAGCCAAGGTGTTGTGCCTTTGA
- the Galk1 gene encoding galactokinase isoform X2, translating into MAASRPPQVQELLAEARRAFREEFGAEPELAVSAPGRVNLIGEHTDYNQGLVLPMALELVTLLVGSPRTDGLVSLLTTSKDADEPQRLQFPLPTVHRSLEPGTPRWANYVKGVIQHYPASPIPGFSAVVVSSVPLGGGLSSSASLEVATYTFLQQLCPDSGAIAARAQVCQRAEHSFAGVPCGIMDQLIALLGQKGHALLIDCRSLETSLVPLSDPKLAVLITNSNVRHSLGSSEYPLRRRQCEEVARALGKESLREVRLEELEAGRELVSKEGFRRARHVVGEIQRTAQAAAALSRGDYRAFGRLMVESHYSLRDDYEVSCSELDQLVEAALSVPGVYGSRMTGGGFGGCTVTLLEASAASRTMQHIQVGAVQWYCHLLPLPGC; encoded by the exons ATGGCTGCTTCGAGACCGCCCCAGGTCCAGGAGCTGCTGGCCGAGGCCCGGCGAGCCTTCCGCGAGGAGTTCGGGGCCGAGCCCGAGCTGGCCGTGTCGGCGCCGGGCCGCGTCAACCTCATCGGGGAACACACGGACTACAACCAGGGCCTGGTGTTGCCTATG GCATTGGAGCTGGTGACCCTGCTGGTAGGCAGCCCCCGAACAGATGGGCTTGTCTCTCTCCTTACCACCTCTAAAGATGCTGATGAGCCCCAGCGGCTACAGTTTCCACTGCCCACAGTCCACCGATCACTGGAGCCTGGGACTCCCCGATGGGCCAATTATGTCAAGGGAGTGATTCAGCACTACCCAG CTTCCCCCATCCCTGGCTTCAGTGCAGTGGTGGTCAGCTCAGTGCCCCTGGGGGGTGGGCTGTCCAGCTCCGCATCCTTGGAAGTGGCCACGTACACCTTCCTCCAGCAACTCTGCCCAG ACTCGGGGGCAATAGCTGCCCGGGCCCAGGTGTGTCAGCGGGCCGAGCACAGCTTTGCAGGGGTGCCCTGTGGCATCATGGATCAGCTCATCGCACTGCTGGGGCAGAAGGGCCACGCGCTGCTCATTGACTGCAG GTCCCTGGAGACAAGCCTGGTGCCACTGTCAGACCCCAAGCTGGCCGTGCTCATCACTAATTCCAACGTCCGCCATTCCCTGGGTTCCAGCGAGTACCCCTTGAGACGACGCCAGTGTGAAGAAGTGGCCAGGGCACTGGGCAAGGAGAGCCTTCGGGAGGTGcggctggaggagctggagg CTGGCAGAGAGCTGGTGAGCAAGGAGGGCTTCCGCCGGGCACGGCACGTGGTGGGTGAGATCCAGCGCACAGCCCAGGCAGCAGCTGCCTTGAGCCGCGGGGACTACAGAGCCTTTGGCCGCCTCATGGTGGAGAGTCACTACTCACTCAG GGATGACTATGAGGTGAGCTGCTCTGAGCTGGACCAACTGGTTGAGGCTGCACTGTCTGTGCCTGGAGTTTATGGCAGTCGCATGACAGGTGGTGGCTTTGGTGGCTGCACAGTGACACTGCTGGAGGCCTCTGCTGCTTCCCGCACCATGCAGCACATACAGGTTG GAGCAGTACAGTGGTACTGCCACCTTCTACCTCTCCCAGGCTGCTGA
- the H3-3b gene encoding histone H3.3 — protein MARTKQTARKSTGGKAPRKQLATKAARKSAPSTGGVKKPHRYRPGTVALREIRRYQKSTELLIRKLPFQRLVREIAQDFKTDLRFQSAAIGALQEASEAYLVGLFEDTNLCAIHAKRVTIMPKDIQLARRIRGERA, from the exons ATGGCCCGAACCAAGCAGACCGCGCGGAAGTCCACTGGTGGGAAAGCCCCCCGCAAACAGCTGGCCACCAAGGCTGCCAGGAAAAGCGCCCCCTCTACCGGCGGGGTGAAGAAACCTCATCGCTACAG GCCCGGGACTGTGGCTCTTCGAGAGATTCGTCGTTACCAGAAGTCGACCGAGCTTCTCATCCGGAAGTTGCCTTTCCAGAGATTGGTGAGAGAGATCGCCCAGGATTTCAAAACCGACTTGAGGTTTCAGAGTGCAGCCATTGGCGCCCTTCAG GAGGCTAGTGAAGCGTACCTGGTGGGTTTATTTGAAGATACTAATCTGTGTGCCATCCACGCTAAGAGAGTCACCATCATGCCCAAAGACATCCAGTTGGCTCGCCGGATACGGGGAGAGAGAGCTTAA